A window from Mya arenaria isolate MELC-2E11 chromosome 9, ASM2691426v1 encodes these proteins:
- the LOC128246000 gene encoding uncharacterized protein LOC128246000 — protein MTEVNVRTITVEDRTGKVKVSLLRNIAAEPVVLGDVVAITNIVVNSKRYNNEESLSSTQFTKIEVTDMPNTEMTATILGLDLGDVESQLLTEQDGIFNVSKEVLVAAFQCQLEDITAKLPKTLNFIAKGQSVVTFNE, from the exons ATGACAGAGGTGAATGTGCGGACCATAACGGTGGAGGACCGTACTGGGAAGGTGAAAGTCAGCCTGTTGCGCAACATTGCAGCAGAGCCTGTGGTGTTGGGGGATGTTGTTGCCATCACCAATATTGTTGTCAACAGCAAGAGATATAACAATGAGGAATCCCTGTCGTCAACACAATTTACAAAGATAGAG GTTACTGACATGCCAAACACCGAGATGACGGCCACCATTCTAGGACTTGACCTGGGTGATGTGGAATCCCAGTTACTCACAGAACAGGATGGAATCTTCAATGTATCAAAGGAAGTGCTAGTTGCAGCCTTTCAGTGTCAGTTGGAAGACATTACAGCCAAACTACCAAAAACACTGAATTTCATAGCCAAAGGACAGTCTGTGGTCACCTTTAATGagtga